One Buteo buteo chromosome 5, bButBut1.hap1.1, whole genome shotgun sequence DNA window includes the following coding sequences:
- the SH3BP4 gene encoding SH3 domain-binding protein 4 produces the protein MAAQRIRAANSGGLPRCKSEGTLIDLSEGFAETSLCDVKVPSPSALLVDNPTSFGNAKEVIAIKDYCPTNFTTLKFSKGDHLYVLDTSGGEWWYAHNTTEMGYIPSSYVQPVNYRNSSLTDSGMIDNLLESPDEGVKELDLLGEWTDLKRNSAKTCNNNPFLNGVQTNPFLNGNLQTVPSSDKESNSNVAVDLLLFDTGAPTSAVSSSAANSSLGNIFDEFPSTNRLDLEQPVKRDNPFFRSKRSYSLSELSVLQAKSDAPASSGFFSGLKSPTPEQFQSREDFRTAWLNHRKLARSCHDLDLLGQNPGWGQTQPVETNIVCKLDSSGGAVQLPDTNISIHVPEGHVCPGETQQISMKAMLDPPLELNSDKCSTISPVLQIKLSNMEVKTFIILEMKVSAEVKNDIMSKSLVGLQCLRSDMKEGPYTPMQLSYSYGDTIQVQLENLEPCMYIAAVAQGQNILYPYTVWDYISKKITVGVYGPKHIHPSFKTVVAMFGHECAPKTLLVNEVTRQSHSPAPVALQLWGKHQFALSRPQDLKLCMFSNMTNYEVKASEQAKIVRGFQMKLGKVSRLIFPIASHDPNELSDFTLRIQVKDDKDAILTQFCVQTPQPPPKSAIKPTGQRRFLKKNEVGKIILSPLAATAKYPVFQDRPVLSLKYGKLLKTVVRQSKNHYLLEYKKGDVIALLSEEKIRLKGQLWTKEWYIGYYQGKIGLVHTKNVLVVGKVKPSYFSGPDLTTSLLLEQILRPCKFLTYIYASVRTLLMENLSSWRSFADALGYLNLPLTFFCRAELDSEPERVASVLEKLKEDCNNTENKERKSFQKELMTALLKMDCQGLVVRLIQDFVLLTTAVEVAQRWRELAEKLAKVSKQQMDAYEAPHRDKTGTVDSEAMWKPAYDFLLTWSSQMGDSYRDVIQELHTGLDKMKNPITKRWKHLTGTLILVNSLDMLRAAAFSPQDHEDFAI, from the exons ATGGCGGCGCAGAGGATCCGGGCGGCCAACTCGGGTGGCCTGCCGCGGTGCAAGTCGGAGGGGACGCTCATCGACCTCAGCGAGGGCTTCGCCGAGACCAGCCTCTGCGACGTCAAAG TGCCTTCTCCTAGTGCCTTGCTGGTTGACAATCCCACGTCCTTTGGAAATGCGAAGGAAGTAATAGCAATCAAAGATTACTGTCCAACTAATTTCACCACTTTGAAGTTCTCCAAGGGGGACCACCTTTATGTCTTAGACACATCGGGAGGTGAGTGGTGGTACGCTCACAACACCACAGAAATGGGTTACATCCCTTCCTCCTACGTCCAGCCAGTAAACTACCGCAACTCTTCCTTAACGGACAGCGGGATGATAGACAATCTACTGGAGAGCCCTGACGAGGGGGTCAAGGAGTTAGACCTGCTTGGAGAATGGACTGACTTGAAAAGAAACTCTGCAAAAACCTGCAATAACAACCCGTTCTTGAACGGAGTCCAGACAAACCCATTTCTGAATGGGAATTTGCAAACAGTGCCCAGCTCGGACAAAGAGTCCAACTCCAACGTCGCCGTTGACTTGCTGCTTTTTGACACGGGGGCTCCTACTTCAGCTGTTTCCAGTTCGGCTGCTAATAGCAGCCTGGGCAACATTTTTGATGAGTTTCCATCCACAAACAGGCTGGATCTGGAACAGCCTGTGAAAAGGGACAATCCATTCTTCAGAAGTAAACGCTCCTACAGTTTGTCTGAACTGTCCGTTCTTCAGGCCAAGTCAGACGCTCCGGCATCATCGGGTTTCTTCAGCGGTTTGAAGTCTCCCACCCCTGAGCAGTTCCAGAGCCGGGAAGATTTTAGGACGGCGTGGCTGAACCACAGGAAGCTGGCTCGGTCTTGCCATGACTTAGATTTGCTTGGTCAAAATCCTGGCTGGGGTCAGACGCAACCAGTGGAGACCAACATTGTCTGCAAGCTGGATAGCTCTGGTGGAGCCGTTCAGCTTCCAGACACCAACATCAGCATCCACGTGCCAGAGGGCCATGTGTGTCCTGGGGAAACACAGCAGATCTCCATGAAAGCGATGCTGGATCCACCGCTGGAGCTGAACAGTGACAAGTGCAGCACCATCAGCCCGGTCCTGCAGATCAAACTCAGCAATATGGAGGTGAAAACCTTCATCATTCTGGAGATGAAAGTGTCGGCAGAGGTCAAGAATGACATCATGAGCAAGAGTTTGGTAGGACTGCAGTGTCTGCGGAGCGACATGAAAGAGGGGCCATACACGCCGATGCAGTTGAGCTACTCATATGGGGACACGATCCAGGTGCAGCTGGAGAACCTGGAGCCTTGCATGTACATTGCAGCTGTAGCCCAGGGGCAGAACATCCTCTACCCTTACACCGTTTGGGATTACATCAGCAAGAAGATCACGGTTGGTGTCTACGGCCCAAAACACATTCACCCATCCTTTAAAACCGTCGTGGCCATGTTCGGGCACGAATGTGCCCCCAAGACTCTCCTGGTGAACGAGGTCACAAGACAGTCCCACAGCCCAGCTCCCGTCgccctccagctctggggtAAGCATCAGTTTGCTCTCTCCCGGCCTCAGGACCTCAAGCTCTGCATGTTCTCCAACATGACCAACTACGAGGTGAAAGCTAGCGAGCAAGCCAAAATTGTGCGGGGCTTTCAGATGAAGCTAGGCAAGGTTAGCCGCCTTATCTTCCCCATTGCGTCCCACGACCCCAATGAGCTCTCAGACTTCACGCTAAGGATACAGGTCAAAGATGACAAGGATGCCATTTTGACCCAATTCTGTGTCCAGACGCCGCAGCCGCCTCCGAAAAGTGCCATCAAACCGACGGGGCAGAGGCGGTTCCTCAAGAAGAATGAGGTCGGAAAGATCATCCTTTCACCTCTCGCTGCCACCGCCAAGTATCCAGTTTTTCAGGACCGGCCGGTGTTGAGCTTGAAGTATGGCAAGCTGCTGAAGACGGTGGTGAGGCAAAGCAAGAACCACTATTTGCTGGAGTACAAGAAAGGAGATGTCATAGCCCTCCTCAGTgaggagaagatcaggttaaAAGGGCAGCTGTGGACCAAGGAGTGGTATATTGGCTACTACCAGGGAAAAATAGGCCTTGTGCACACCAAAAACGTGCTGGTGGTTGGGAAGGTCAAGCCCAGCTACTTCTCTGGGCCAGATCTCACCACCAGCCTGTTGCTCGAGCAGATCCTGAGGCCCTGCAAGTTCCTGACCTACATCTATGCCTCTGTGAGGACTCTGCTCATGGAGAACCTCAGCAGCTGGCGCTCCTTCGCTGATGCGCTGGGGTACTTGAATTTGCCGCTCACTTTTTTCTGCCGAGCGGAGTTGGACAGCGAGCCAGAGCGAGTGGCCTCCGTCTTGGAGAAGCTGAAGGAAGACTGCAACAACACTGAGAACAAGGAGAGGAAGTCTTTCCAGAAGGAGCTCATGACG GCCCTGCTGAAAATGGACTGCCAGGGGCTGGTCGTCCGGCTCATCCAGGATTTTGTGCTGCTGACCACGGCCGTGGAGGTGGCCCAGCGCTGGAGGGAGCTTGCGGAGAAGCTCGCTAAAGTCTCCAAGCAGCAGATGGATGCCTACGAGGCCCCGCACCGGGACAAGACAGGGACGGTGGACAGCGAG GCCATGTGGAAGCCAGCGTACGATTTCCTTCTCACCTGGAGCAGCCAGATGGGCGACAGCTACCGTGATGTGATCCAGGAGCTGCACACCGGGCTGGACAAGATGAAGAACCCCATCACCAAACGCTGGAAGCATCTCACCGGCACCCTGATCCTTGTCAACTCCTTGGACATGTTGCGGGCAGCTGCCTTCAGCCCACAAGACCACGAGGATTTTGCAATCTAG